A region from the Lentisphaera profundi genome encodes:
- a CDS encoding tagaturonate reductase, whose protein sequence is MKNRILQFGSGVFLRGFWGWMIHELNKQELSDASITMVKLTPRGDLSQFIELDGKYNLTTKGLLNGQTIDQKEEISVYQRFIHPYLEWVEFLATAEEEDLQIVVSNSTEAGIVYKQCAFPNECPETYPAKLCAWLYKRFSFFDKSADKAPLILPMELIEHNGIKLREIICKHANDWGLDHDFITWIKKSCDFRNTLVDRIVTKGENTDACVEPYHLFAIEGDSAEDILPLKKAGINVFWTKNLPAFRETKVRMLNGGHTSMIYAAILSGETIVADALEKEPIDQFLRSILLDEILPTLEAKGGNTQELKDYAEAVIERFKNPFLNHEMINIALNSSSKLLVRLLPSFADSTAINKSFPDKLSQAIAAFFWFYRGSVVGDTFKGEAEGLSYDFADDAKAMNAIAKCDTSTPANFAKAILACSAWNGAFKAHPTFELRLTEIFEDFNQKGLKTSLFPQL, encoded by the coding sequence ATGAAAAATAGAATCCTCCAATTCGGTTCGGGCGTCTTCCTCCGTGGTTTTTGGGGATGGATGATCCACGAACTCAATAAACAAGAACTCTCCGACGCGAGTATCACTATGGTAAAACTCACCCCTAGAGGTGACTTAAGCCAATTTATTGAACTCGATGGAAAGTACAATCTCACCACAAAAGGTTTATTAAATGGCCAGACTATTGATCAGAAAGAAGAGATCAGTGTCTACCAACGTTTCATCCACCCCTACCTTGAATGGGTAGAGTTTTTGGCCACCGCCGAAGAAGAGGATTTACAAATTGTCGTATCCAACTCTACGGAAGCAGGCATTGTCTACAAACAATGCGCCTTCCCCAACGAATGCCCAGAAACCTATCCTGCAAAACTATGTGCTTGGCTCTATAAACGTTTTTCATTCTTTGACAAGAGTGCTGATAAAGCGCCTCTCATCTTACCCATGGAACTCATTGAGCACAATGGTATCAAGCTCAGAGAAATTATCTGCAAGCATGCAAATGACTGGGGCTTAGACCACGACTTCATCACCTGGATTAAAAAGTCTTGCGACTTTCGCAATACACTTGTTGATCGCATTGTTACCAAAGGCGAAAATACCGACGCATGCGTAGAGCCTTATCATCTCTTTGCTATCGAAGGTGACTCAGCAGAAGATATTTTGCCCCTTAAAAAAGCCGGTATCAATGTCTTTTGGACGAAAAACCTCCCTGCTTTCAGAGAAACTAAAGTACGTATGCTTAATGGTGGCCACACCTCTATGATATACGCCGCTATCTTAAGCGGAGAAACCATCGTTGCAGATGCCTTAGAAAAAGAACCCATTGACCAATTCTTACGTTCTATACTTTTGGATGAAATTCTCCCCACGCTAGAAGCAAAAGGCGGAAATACTCAAGAGTTAAAAGATTACGCAGAAGCGGTAATTGAACGTTTCAAAAACCCCTTTCTCAATCACGAAATGATTAATATTGCGCTCAACTCATCTTCTAAGTTACTTGTTCGCTTACTTCCATCTTTTGCAGATTCTACGGCCATCAACAAAAGCTTCCCTGATAAACTTTCACAAGCGATTGCTGCTTTTTTCTGGTTCTACAGAGGCTCAGTTGTAGGTGATACCTTCAAAGGAGAAGCAGAAGGTTTAAGTTATGATTTTGCCGATGACGCAAAAGCAATGAATGCTATTGCCAAATGTGATACCAGCACGCCTGCGAACTTCGCAAAAGCAATCCTTGCTTGTTCAGCATGGAATGGCGCCTTTAAAGCTCATCCTACTTTTGAACTTCGCCTTACTGAAATCTTCGAAGATTTTAATCAAAAAGGTTTAAAAACAAGCCTTTTCCCCCAACTTTAA
- a CDS encoding AIR synthase related protein — MSNNEAESRYAKRGVSYSKKEVHDAIKNVDKGLYPQAFCKIIPDFLGGSDDHVNIVHADGAGTKSSLAYMYWKETGDLSVWEGIAQDSIVMNVDDMICVGVTEGMLMSSTIGRNASNIPGEVISAIIAGNEKLIQFFNDNGIQMVNTGGETADVGDLVRTVIVDTTVSARIKKSQVIDAARMKAGQVIVGLSSYGQATYETEYNAGMGSNGLTSARHDVFAKEYMNRFPEAFDANTEEDLVFSGKFKLTDTVDDMPLNMGKAVLSPTRTYAPVVKTIFDELGRDRIGGIIHCSGGAQSKCRNFGSNLHFIKDNLFEIPPLFKYIHECSNTPWHEMYAVFNMGHRLELMVDEEIADNIIKISQSFGIPAQVIGRLEENPQGNKVTVKTSFGEFVY, encoded by the coding sequence ATGTCAAACAACGAAGCTGAATCACGCTATGCGAAACGCGGAGTTTCTTACTCCAAAAAAGAAGTTCATGACGCCATCAAAAATGTCGACAAAGGTCTCTACCCACAAGCTTTCTGTAAAATTATCCCAGATTTCTTAGGTGGCAGCGATGATCACGTCAACATTGTTCACGCTGATGGTGCAGGAACCAAGTCTTCGCTCGCTTACATGTACTGGAAAGAAACGGGTGATCTCAGTGTTTGGGAAGGTATAGCTCAAGATTCAATTGTCATGAATGTAGATGATATGATTTGCGTTGGCGTAACAGAAGGCATGCTGATGTCATCGACTATCGGTCGTAACGCAAGCAATATTCCTGGCGAAGTTATCTCTGCTATCATTGCTGGGAATGAAAAACTCATCCAATTTTTCAACGACAATGGCATCCAAATGGTCAACACTGGCGGTGAAACTGCTGATGTTGGAGATTTAGTTCGTACTGTAATTGTCGACACCACCGTAAGCGCTCGTATCAAAAAATCACAAGTGATTGATGCCGCTCGCATGAAAGCAGGACAAGTCATCGTCGGTCTCTCCTCCTACGGTCAAGCGACATACGAAACCGAGTATAATGCAGGTATGGGCTCCAATGGCTTAACTTCTGCTAGGCACGATGTCTTCGCTAAAGAATATATGAATCGTTTCCCTGAAGCTTTTGATGCCAACACTGAAGAAGATCTCGTTTTCAGTGGCAAATTCAAACTTACTGATACGGTAGACGACATGCCTCTCAATATGGGTAAAGCTGTCTTATCTCCCACTAGAACATACGCACCTGTTGTCAAAACCATTTTTGATGAACTTGGTCGCGATCGAATTGGTGGCATTATTCACTGTAGTGGTGGTGCTCAAAGTAAATGCCGTAATTTTGGTAGCAACTTACATTTCATTAAAGATAACCTCTTCGAAATTCCGCCACTCTTTAAATACATTCACGAATGCTCCAATACTCCTTGGCACGAAATGTATGCAGTCTTTAACATGGGCCATCGCTTAGAGCTTATGGTTGATGAAGAAATCGCCGACAACATCATCAAGATTTCACAAAGTTTTGGCATCCCCGCTCAGGTAATTGGACGCTTAGAGGAAAATCCACAAGGGAATAAAGTTACCGTCAAAACTTCCTTTGGTGAATTCGTCTACTAA
- a CDS encoding helix-turn-helix transcriptional regulator — protein MQIDLDHDGFLSKEDRELFKRKLYAVEGRKISLPTDRSVLFEKLLSEHERQDVFSEGLCNGWLHEILTMVIRRSEGWEAKTYLNEYNIFKKSLLTYLESHVSRSDIKVQEIATHFNYSESHFRFLFKKIFKTSPVDFVRQFRVDTAQRLIREGRFSITEIAFKVGFSSSQYFSQTFKKELGMSPREYRKSLKLESGRIQDMTTSIYFMDQHFPDKK, from the coding sequence ATGCAGATTGACTTAGATCATGATGGTTTTTTGAGTAAAGAAGATCGTGAATTATTTAAACGAAAGTTATATGCAGTTGAGGGCCGTAAAATTTCCTTGCCAACAGATAGGAGCGTTTTATTTGAGAAGTTACTCAGCGAGCATGAACGTCAAGATGTGTTTTCTGAAGGTTTGTGCAATGGTTGGTTACACGAAATTCTTACCATGGTTATCCGTCGTTCAGAAGGTTGGGAAGCCAAGACCTATTTAAATGAATATAATATTTTCAAAAAGAGTTTATTAACGTATTTAGAGAGCCATGTATCGCGATCCGATATAAAAGTACAAGAAATCGCAACGCATTTTAATTATTCTGAAAGTCATTTTCGTTTTCTATTTAAAAAGATATTTAAGACTTCGCCGGTTGATTTTGTACGGCAATTTAGGGTAGATACTGCTCAGCGTTTAATTAGAGAAGGGCGTTTTTCAATTACTGAGATTGCTTTTAAGGTAGGTTTTTCTAGTTCACAGTACTTTTCCCAAACATTTAAAAAAGAATTGGGTATGAGTCCTAGGGAATATAGAAAGTCTTTAAAGCTCGAAAGTGGACGCATACAGGATATGACCACGAGTATTTATTTTATGGATCAGCATTTCCCCGATAAAAAATAG
- a CDS encoding L-rhamnose mutarotase: MSEVTNKRYCKTLTVKDDPQLIKEYTAAHSMGQAWPEVTQGMKDIGICDMEIYIFGNRLFMIMETTPDFDHDSAFAKLAKMPRQSEWEASMAKFQNTSADASAEDKWQLMERIYKMDQKQEHRAIDGQFIYS, from the coding sequence ATGTCTGAAGTAACAAACAAACGCTACTGTAAAACACTCACAGTTAAAGATGACCCTCAACTTATCAAAGAATACACGGCTGCACATTCAATGGGTCAAGCTTGGCCAGAAGTAACTCAGGGCATGAAAGATATTGGCATTTGCGACATGGAAATCTATATCTTTGGCAATCGTTTATTCATGATTATGGAAACAACTCCTGATTTTGATCACGATTCAGCTTTTGCTAAACTCGCAAAGATGCCTCGTCAAAGTGAATGGGAAGCCTCCATGGCAAAATTCCAGAACACTTCTGCCGATGCATCTGCTGAGGATAAATGGCAACTTATGGAGCGCATTTACAAAATGGATCAAAAGCAAGAACACCGTGCGATTGACGGCCAATTCATTTACTCTTAA
- a CDS encoding sugar kinase, with product MKIKNAADCKYDILSLGEVMLRLDPGEGRVRNTRKFNVCEGGGEYNVARGLKRCFGQRAAIVTALADNDIGYLVEDLMYQGGVNQEYVKWVPYDGCGRTVRNGLNFTERGFGLRSALGISDRGNTAVSQLKKGDIDWEKIFGEDGVRWFHTGGIFAALSETTPDAVLEAVQIAKKHGTIVSYDLNFRPSLWNAIGGEATAQKVNREIAKYVDVMIGNEEDFTACLGLEIEGVDHNLTNLEASAFHSMIKKASEDFPNFQAIATTMRGVKTATINDWSAVAWSREDGFVESAKRNETEILDRVGGGDSFASGLIYGYMIKGSIQEGVEYGAAHGALAMTTAGDTTTARLNEVERLVAGAGARVIR from the coding sequence ATGAAAATCAAAAATGCTGCAGACTGTAAATACGACATCCTCTCACTCGGCGAAGTTATGTTACGCTTGGATCCAGGAGAAGGACGCGTAAGAAACACTCGTAAGTTTAACGTATGTGAAGGTGGCGGTGAGTACAATGTCGCCCGTGGTCTAAAACGTTGCTTCGGACAAAGAGCTGCTATTGTTACTGCCCTCGCTGACAATGACATCGGCTACCTCGTCGAAGACCTTATGTACCAAGGTGGAGTCAATCAAGAATACGTCAAGTGGGTTCCTTATGATGGCTGTGGTCGCACAGTTCGTAATGGTCTAAACTTTACTGAGCGCGGATTTGGACTTCGCTCTGCATTAGGTATCTCCGATCGCGGTAACACGGCCGTTTCTCAACTTAAAAAAGGCGATATTGATTGGGAAAAAATCTTTGGCGAAGACGGAGTTCGTTGGTTCCACACAGGCGGGATCTTTGCGGCTTTATCAGAAACGACTCCTGATGCTGTACTTGAAGCTGTACAAATTGCTAAGAAACATGGCACTATTGTTTCTTACGATTTAAATTTCCGCCCATCTCTCTGGAATGCTATTGGTGGCGAAGCAACGGCTCAAAAAGTAAATCGTGAAATCGCTAAATACGTTGATGTAATGATTGGTAATGAAGAAGATTTCACTGCTTGTCTCGGTCTTGAAATCGAAGGTGTTGATCACAACCTCACTAATCTCGAAGCCTCTGCTTTCCATAGCATGATCAAAAAAGCTTCTGAAGATTTTCCCAATTTCCAAGCTATTGCAACAACAATGCGCGGCGTAAAAACTGCCACTATCAATGACTGGAGTGCCGTTGCATGGTCAAGAGAAGATGGTTTCGTAGAATCTGCCAAGCGCAATGAAACTGAAATCCTCGACCGTGTTGGTGGTGGCGATAGTTTTGCCTCAGGCCTAATATACGGCTATATGATCAAAGGCAGTATCCAAGAAGGTGTTGAATATGGTGCTGCTCATGGTGCTCTAGCAATGACAACTGCTGGCGACACAACTACCGCTCGCCTCAATGAAGTTGAGCGCCTAGTTGCTGGTGCAGGAGCTCGCGTTATCCGATGA
- the mgtE gene encoding magnesium transporter — protein MSNQQIWLEQISNLLKEDDDQQIRKELLAIEPADIEEVISQFSSFEDQLRVFRLTDDTEKRAELLSLLEDDLKLKLTEKADPQEITSLIEEMASDDAADFLADLENDVLVKEILKHTETEFRQDITKLLSFDEESGGGIMTSELCAFPNNLTVKDVLNSLQPETLKDPVMYVYVIDSVSKHFLGAISLIDLIHADSDEKIGEIAEPSSIWASLDEDREKIAAKFRKYNLWVMPVLDHRNQIVGRITVDDILDISIEEADEDIAIMTGTSEAVSHDANLMEAIRLRLPWLVVTLLLALTNAFVIGHFLKSLDKFIVLAAFPTVIAAMGGNTGMQSATVFIRELALEKILPEEFSSLVLRETLSGFLMGIVCGLIAALIAYIGIPILYGETSHLNPFILAKIIFFSVCFGMTSASLIGTLIPISLRKWGLDPAVAAGPFVTTMNDILSSFIYFFIATTLLKVFL, from the coding sequence ATGTCTAATCAACAAATATGGCTTGAACAGATCTCCAATCTTCTGAAGGAAGATGATGATCAGCAAATCAGAAAAGAACTCCTTGCAATTGAACCTGCCGATATTGAAGAAGTCATCTCCCAATTCAGTTCTTTTGAAGATCAGCTTAGAGTTTTCCGTCTGACTGATGACACCGAGAAACGCGCCGAATTACTCTCGCTCTTAGAAGATGACTTAAAGCTCAAGCTCACTGAAAAAGCCGATCCCCAGGAAATCACCAGCTTAATTGAAGAAATGGCTTCGGATGATGCTGCCGATTTCCTTGCTGACTTAGAAAATGATGTACTCGTAAAAGAAATTTTAAAACATACAGAAACAGAATTCCGCCAAGACATCACCAAACTTCTTTCTTTTGATGAAGAATCTGGCGGCGGTATCATGACTTCCGAGTTATGTGCCTTCCCGAATAATTTAACTGTAAAAGATGTCCTGAATTCGCTACAGCCCGAAACCCTGAAAGACCCCGTCATGTACGTCTATGTGATTGATTCAGTATCAAAACACTTTCTAGGTGCGATTTCTCTTATCGACCTCATTCATGCTGACTCAGATGAGAAAATTGGCGAAATTGCTGAACCTAGCTCAATCTGGGCAAGCCTTGATGAAGACCGAGAAAAAATCGCCGCTAAATTCCGCAAGTATAATCTTTGGGTCATGCCTGTATTAGATCATCGCAATCAAATCGTTGGACGTATTACCGTCGATGACATACTCGACATCTCAATCGAAGAAGCCGATGAAGATATTGCTATCATGACCGGTACAAGCGAAGCCGTCAGCCATGATGCCAACTTAATGGAAGCCATCCGCCTCCGCCTCCCTTGGTTAGTCGTCACCCTACTCCTTGCCTTAACCAATGCTTTTGTTATTGGACACTTCCTCAAATCTCTCGACAAATTCATCGTCTTAGCTGCATTCCCAACTGTAATCGCCGCTATGGGAGGAAATACTGGCATGCAATCAGCCACTGTGTTTATTCGTGAATTAGCTTTGGAAAAGATTTTACCTGAAGAATTCAGCTCCCTTGTCTTACGTGAGACTCTCTCTGGTTTCCTTATGGGTATTGTATGTGGATTAATTGCAGCGCTCATTGCTTATATAGGCATTCCCATCTTATATGGTGAGACGAGTCACTTAAACCCCTTCATTTTAGCTAAAATCATCTTTTTCTCCGTATGTTTCGGAATGACTTCCGCTAGTTTAATTGGCACCTTAATACCCATTAGTCTTCGTAAATGGGGCCTCGACCCTGCTGTTGCGGCTGGTCCATTTGTCACCACCATGAATGACATCCTCTCTTCCTTCATTTACTTTTTCATTGCGACTACGCTTTTGAAAGT
- the eda gene encoding bifunctional 4-hydroxy-2-oxoglutarate aldolase/2-dehydro-3-deoxy-phosphogluconate aldolase codes for MTIEQQIADLKLVPVIKITDPAHAAPLAEALIAAGLPVAEVTFRTDCAAEAIKIMSQYKDLLLGAGTVINAAQVEEAKNAGATFIISPGFSPEVSKACIAAGLIYFPGIASPRDIQDALADGWKTLKFFPAEALGGVNTLKAFAAPYPGVKFVPTGGINADNVGEYLALPQVQACGGSWMVPNKLMDAGDFSGITKIAKEALNKIK; via the coding sequence ATGACTATCGAACAACAAATTGCCGACCTAAAACTCGTTCCTGTTATCAAAATAACTGATCCGGCTCACGCCGCTCCTTTAGCAGAAGCCCTCATTGCCGCAGGTCTCCCTGTAGCAGAAGTCACTTTCAGAACTGACTGTGCCGCCGAAGCCATCAAAATTATGTCTCAATACAAAGACTTACTTCTTGGTGCCGGCACCGTTATTAATGCGGCACAAGTTGAAGAAGCCAAAAATGCGGGCGCAACTTTTATTATCTCCCCAGGCTTCTCTCCTGAAGTCTCGAAAGCATGTATTGCGGCTGGCTTAATCTATTTCCCCGGAATTGCTTCCCCACGCGATATCCAAGATGCCTTAGCCGATGGCTGGAAAACTTTAAAATTCTTCCCTGCAGAAGCACTTGGTGGTGTTAATACACTAAAAGCCTTTGCTGCACCTTACCCAGGTGTTAAGTTTGTTCCTACGGGTGGCATCAACGCCGACAACGTGGGTGAATACCTTGCTCTACCACAAGTACAAGCTTGCGGTGGTAGCTGGATGGTACCAAACAAACTAATGGATGCAGGAGATTTTTCAGGAATCACTAAAATCGCCAAAGAAGCCTTAAACAAAATCAAATAA
- a CDS encoding aldo/keto reductase, which translates to MSKSLPKVIFGTSSLGNLFSEPLFETKLNIVKEIVAANPDLAVFDSAGKYGAGLALESLAECLSQLNVPQDKVLISNKLAWKRVPLTSDEPTFEPGAWINLKNDAVQDISYQGIIDCYEQGNELLGNYDAQLVSIHDPDEYLSSAKDEAELKERKTNLLDAFKALAELKEAGKVQSIGVGAKDISVIDFISDHIQLDWAMFACSITPYTHSDFAKGLLKKLGNQGVDVINSAVFNAGFLIGGTHFDYQVITEESHPEIFAWRTKFFAICEEFDVKPAAACVQFSFLFPEIKSIALNTSKPERVKSNMDLVYAKIPSAFWDKMKAEKLINL; encoded by the coding sequence ATGAGCAAATCTCTCCCGAAAGTCATCTTTGGAACTTCCTCCTTAGGTAACCTCTTCTCCGAACCACTCTTCGAAACTAAACTTAACATCGTCAAAGAAATCGTAGCCGCCAATCCTGATCTAGCTGTATTTGATAGCGCGGGAAAATATGGTGCTGGCCTCGCTCTAGAAAGTTTAGCTGAATGCTTATCCCAACTTAATGTCCCGCAAGACAAAGTCCTTATCAGCAATAAACTCGCATGGAAACGCGTGCCGCTCACAAGTGATGAACCCACCTTTGAACCCGGTGCATGGATTAATTTAAAAAACGATGCGGTCCAAGATATCTCTTACCAAGGTATTATTGATTGCTATGAGCAAGGCAATGAACTCTTAGGTAATTACGACGCCCAACTCGTCTCGATCCACGATCCTGACGAGTATTTATCCTCCGCAAAAGATGAAGCTGAACTCAAAGAAAGAAAAACTAATTTACTCGATGCCTTTAAAGCCTTAGCCGAACTCAAAGAAGCTGGAAAAGTTCAATCTATTGGCGTTGGCGCCAAAGATATTTCAGTCATAGATTTTATTTCCGATCACATCCAACTCGACTGGGCTATGTTCGCCTGTTCTATCACTCCTTACACACATAGTGATTTCGCAAAAGGCTTACTCAAAAAGCTGGGCAATCAAGGCGTTGACGTCATCAACTCTGCTGTCTTCAATGCAGGTTTCCTCATTGGTGGAACTCACTTTGATTACCAAGTGATCACAGAAGAAAGTCATCCCGAAATCTTCGCTTGGAGAACTAAATTTTTCGCTATCTGTGAAGAATTCGATGTGAAACCTGCCGCGGCCTGTGTTCAATTTTCCTTTTTATTCCCCGAGATAAAATCCATCGCTCTCAATACCAGCAAGCCTGAACGCGTCAAATCCAACATGGATTTAGTTTATGCAAAAATCCCTAGCGCATTTTGGGACAAGATGAAAGCTGAAAAATTAATTAATCTCTAA
- a CDS encoding zinc-binding alcohol dehydrogenase family protein, which yields MKTVVCQEPYKFTMEETAKASAKEGEVLVRIRRIGICGTDLHAYQGNQAFFEYPRVLGHELSGEVAEFGADADQSKLALGDNVLIVPYLHCGTCVACRRGNTNCCAKMQVIGVHQDGGMCEYISVPTSHVLKVENLSLDAMALVECLAIGAHAVRRADIQKGDNALVIGAGPIGLATMQFAKAAGANVIVLDLNQERLDFCQSDIGVAATVNPKNEDAIAKISELTNGEFATAVIDATGHAGSMMGAVEYCAHSANLVYVGLSKDTLSYDHPNIHKRELTIMCSRNATLEDFQHVADCLNDGRAKSTCMITHTCKFEDMIEEFPAWTKPETGVIKAMVELND from the coding sequence ATGAAAACTGTCGTCTGCCAAGAACCCTATAAGTTCACCATGGAAGAAACCGCAAAAGCTTCTGCCAAAGAAGGTGAAGTCCTCGTTAGAATCCGTCGCATTGGTATCTGTGGAACTGATTTGCATGCCTACCAAGGTAACCAAGCTTTTTTTGAGTACCCACGTGTCTTAGGCCACGAACTCTCTGGTGAAGTCGCCGAATTTGGTGCCGATGCCGATCAAAGCAAACTCGCTCTTGGCGACAATGTTTTAATCGTTCCCTACCTTCACTGTGGCACGTGCGTTGCCTGTCGACGTGGAAACACCAACTGCTGTGCTAAAATGCAAGTTATTGGTGTTCACCAAGACGGTGGCATGTGCGAATACATTAGTGTTCCCACTAGCCATGTCCTCAAAGTAGAGAACCTAAGTTTAGATGCCATGGCTTTAGTTGAGTGCTTAGCCATTGGTGCTCATGCCGTACGTCGTGCCGACATCCAAAAAGGTGACAATGCACTCGTTATTGGTGCAGGTCCGATTGGCTTAGCAACTATGCAGTTTGCTAAAGCCGCTGGTGCAAATGTCATTGTCCTTGATCTCAACCAAGAGCGTTTAGATTTCTGTCAGTCTGATATTGGTGTTGCCGCTACTGTCAATCCCAAAAACGAAGATGCTATTGCAAAAATCAGCGAACTCACCAATGGTGAATTTGCTACTGCAGTCATCGACGCAACTGGCCATGCTGGCTCCATGATGGGAGCCGTAGAATACTGTGCTCACAGCGCCAATCTCGTTTATGTTGGTCTTAGCAAAGACACGCTTTCTTACGATCACCCGAACATTCACAAACGTGAACTCACTATCATGTGCAGTAGAAATGCCACTCTAGAAGATTTCCAGCATGTAGCTGATTGCTTAAATGATGGCCGTGCAAAAAGCACTTGCATGATCACTCACACATGTAAATTCGAAGATATGATCGAAGAATTCCCTGCATGGACCAAACCAGAAACTGGCGTCATTAAAGCGATGGTTGAACTGAACGATTAA